AAAGATGACAGCAAATACTGCTAGCATATTTGACAGAAATTACTTCACACATTCATTCATATCATCATGATACttggaaaaaaatttaatcTGGAATCCCTTTGTTCATGTTTTCATTATTCATTTGGAGCCATAGTGTTGACTATTCACTTTGCCACAGTTCTGACAAAATATTCATGGTTATGGCCACAACATGGAATCATGTAAATTCTGAGGAAAACATGTAGAGAAACATGCCAATTGTAACAAAACAACCCGATaaatatgaagaaaaaaaattccaaattcccATCATAACTTGTAAGCAAATTgtattataatttaaaaaaaatcccgTGGCGCTGGAAGAAGGTGCACAAGATATTTCAGAGAATGATCAATGTTACGTACAAGACCTAGATCAAGCTTTGCCCCAGACCAAGCTTCAAGAGATTGTCTTGTTCCAGCACTGTAGCTTTTGTACTGAGTATTAATATCTGCATCCTACACAAAAACAGCATTCACAGGTGAATGCCCATACACAAGAAGTTTTCAAAACATGTAGTGGAAATAAAACCAACAGAAACCATAGCATAAATATCCTGTAATCCACATTGTTTTTTTGTCCCTTTTGTGGTTTGTCGTGCCAGTTGATGTTCTGACACAACAAACGAGCTCAGATGTTCTTTTACATAATCAAAACATTTACCGATTCTACTGCATGAGTTTCAGCATCTAATGTAGCAGAACTTCGCTCCTCAGGCATGCAATTTTTGTCTCAGAATGAAGTATAACTACAAAGCAGTATAAGTGGAGAGCTAAATAACTGCTGAATATCCAGTAGACAAGCATATCAATGTATTATTTCACAACTGCTCTAAAATCCTGGACGGTACTTAAGGAGTTGACTATATAAAGCCAACAACAGACTCCTATATTATATGGCATGCTATGTGATGCTCCTGTTTCATATGAAAGACTTTGAAGAAGTGAAAGCTCTGCTTATGACCTAAAACCTTTAGAACCAGCACAAAATTCATATTATGTTACATCATGAAGATAGACAATCATTTTCATCATCAGAAAGAGCAAAAAGTAAATAATCTGGATGAACAGCCATGCCTCAAATAATTCTGTTAAAGGATCTCTCTTAAATTCTTGTTGTTGCCGCCGCCTTCCTCTGGGATTTCCAGGAATGTTGTCAGATTCTGACTTAATACGGTAGCGAGTTCTCTCTAATACGTCTTCCAAAAATAGTTCTGCCACAGGAAACACCAATCCCTGACAAATGATTATGAAAAAGGAATTCAAGAAAAAGTGGATTTTCCCCGGGggggaatatatatatatatatatatagagagagagagagagagagagagagtgcaaATAAAATTACTGGGATATGGATTGTTGGTGCATTTccaaaatatctagaaaatagATCAGCATTAATTGTAGCACTCATTAAAATAAGCCGTAGATCAGGCCGACGAGGAAGTAGGTCCCTTAATATTATTAGAAGAAAATCTTCATTCATGCCTCTTTCATGGATCTCATCTACCAGTAAATGGCTAACTCCTCTAAGATAAGGGTCCTGAACCTGCAAATCAACAGATAACGAATTATGGTTGCAGTTTTGAGGTTTCTGTGGGCTGAGATCTTCTAATAGCATACTAAAGTATGCAGAATCATGATAAGTTAGGAGGATATCAATTACAATTTTCTTATCGTATTTTATAAGGTTGGATTCCATCACACACCAGAGTTCAGAAAATCTAACAGTTAAAGGAAGCAGATATGCAGGTAGTATGGAAATCAAGCACTGTGATAGagaaacccccccccccctcttttgTTGGTACAGAATAGCAGACCAAATGAAGACCATGAACAAAATCATCagcatttaaaagaataaaactgTATTACCAATTGCCTAAGTAGTACTCCTGTGGTGCAAAATAACAATCTTGTCTGAGCAGAACGATTTGCCTCCAGTCGGATCTGGTAGCCTACAGTTTCACCAAGGTTCTCCCCCCTTTCAGAGGATATTCGAGCAGCAACTGATATTGCAGAAATGCGACGGGGTTGCGTGCACATTATGTTGCAATTTGCACCACGTTGAGATGAAACCTCCTCCTCCAAAATAAACTGAGGAAGCTGGGTTGTCTTGCCACAACCTGTTTCCCCAGAGACAACCAATACCTATTATCCAAAAATACAAACACTAGTATCAAATAGATGAAAAAGAGCAGTGTTTGAGTATAGCATGAAGGTTTCAACTTGAGCAATATAACAAAATAGGGTGTACAAGCATGCCGATGAATTTTAAGACACTAATATCTCATAATTccacaaaaacaagaaaaatatactCAGAAAGGAACACACCTGATTTAATGCAATGGCCTTCAAGAACTCATGTTTTACTTTAAATGCAGGAAGCTTCTCCCTGAATGAGAGCATTGCCTTTACACTCTCACTCTCCTACAAAATCAAATAGTCAATACagacacacacatatataaacAGTTAACAATATTCAAAATATTCCTACAAGCTAAATGATCCAGCTCTCAGCAAGAAAATAATACCCTTAGCTCTTCTTGTCTCCGTTTAAGTTCAAGACTAAGTTTCTCGTTGGAAGCATCAGTCTCAGACATATGTGGAGGCTTTGCCAACTCTAAAACATTAGATGATCCTTTTGGCGTATGAGAGGATGTAGAAGAGGACTTATCAACAGGTATTCCAACTTGTGAATCATTCAATAATTGTCCAACTTTTGTCTCAATCTCGCTAGACATCCGTATCTGCAATTGTGTATAATATGTAATTACTAAAAGAAACATGATTAAAGTCTGCAAAACACATATATGATGTTTTACCTCCTGCTTCGTTGATCCATGATGCTCATCTAAATCAGCCCTGTAGTTTGGCAATGGAACTTTGCTGACAACAAGTGCTCTTCCCTTATCATAAGCATGGCTTTCTTTCCAAAAGTACGAAGCACAAAACAGAAGTGTAAGAAATGCATGAATATAATCTTCAGGTAGATGTACACTGATACCAACAATAAAAATAACCATATGTAAACAAGCttttaccaaaataaccaatACTAAAGCACAGCTTATCAGCAAATTTAGCATTTATATGAAATTTGCTATCAGCCAGCTCATGAACAAGCAAAGCAACCATAAGAAACTATTATTAACACCATGTCTGGTTGGGCACTTTTCATTTGGACTGACTTGTCTGTCTACTCACTTTTTTTGTCCTTTCCATTGTTCCACCAACTCCTGTTCCTCATTTAATCCCAAACCCCCGCTTGAAGGTTATGCATGTGTCTATGTGAACATTTACTGACCAAGATTACTTTGGCCAATAATCCTGAACTCAACAGAGCATACTTCTAAAAAGAACTTACAAGTAGAGCCCCAACTGATAGGCCATATCAGCCATTATTTCTTGGTCCTCTCTTCTAAATTTACGCTTTATAACCATCTCCTGTTCTCTTCCTCTCTTCATTTGCTCCATCTTTCCCCACCACTCATTCTCGTCCATCACCTCCATCTGCAGACAATCATGACAAAACAAACATCACCTAACTTCCAGAAACGGCAATTATACATATCTCCCCAATCTGTCTGGGTGTGTACAATGGTAAATATTAATAAGTATATACACGCTAATACTGTACGTTGGGTAATGTCACAATAGGACCAACAACTCAATGTCAAATATGGTTTTGGCAAAAACATTATTGAGAATCATCCTCTGTAAAAATTGCTATCAGTTAAAAACAACTTATGAAGACCATAAGAGGTTCAAGCTTTAATTAGTAAAAATAGATTAATTTTGCTTAGCTATTGGCATAAGGATTGAAATAAGTACCACTGTTTCTAGACTGTGACAAGATAAGAAAAAGAACACAAGGAAAGGTTCACAAGGCATAGACATTAGAAGCTGACTCATCACATGAACCTAAATTGAGCTAAATGGAGAAAATTGATTCAATTATTTTACCTTCCCTGTTAGGCTGAGTTGAACATTTATGTCtattggtccaaaacagaaggACAACATTATCAATCAGTTCAATTTAAAAGAGTCTCAGATAATGCACACAAAATATTCATAAGGAAAAAcccaaaattgaaattcaagcaccaaaatataacaatttgaCACACACTGACAGAATCAGGCAAAACATATCATTTGAGTGATAATTCTCTAGTCCAGATGAGTACATAGTTGAGCCTGGGAACGTCTTTTGCAAGAATAAATGAATCATACCACTTTAGTTATAAGGATGCAGATTCCAACTAGCTTGGATCACAATTATATACGTGCAACTAGCAAAAATAACAAGTTTTCTACAGATTTAAATCACCAAGCAAAGTAAAGAATCGAGTCCACTTCGATATACTAAGCTTATGCCATGATAGTAGGATTGAAGCCCATGCGGAGATATTCTCTATTACTACCTCAGCCGCTTGTTGTCGGAGTCGTTCGGCTCTCCAAACGGGGTCCCACCAGCGCTGTTCACCACCACGCCCGCCTCGACCACCGCCACCTCTCCCTCGTCCACCACCACGCTGCCCTCCGCCGCCACGACGACCTCCTTGGTGATTCGGGCGATATGACATGGCGAAGGATGAGATTCGAGCGGTACTGAATGCTAACGTCGCAGTAGGCGGTGCGATGGATGAGGGGAACTTGCGAAAGAGGAGTCCGAGAAAAGAACGGTTGCGGAAACCCACTGACATAAATAAGTGCAGCTAGGCTGGGTTGCACTAATCTTTTTTTACTACAACTAGCGGCATTTGGGTTTTGGGGGAGTGGGAGTTTGGGACCGGTTCTTCGAGGCGAAGCGTGAAATGTTGGTCGCGAATTAAGCCGTTcacgtttccgcttcgcttcaGGAGTCCATCCATAGTTGTATCGCTCCTAActctctatttatttatttgtttgttttgataaactgcgcttcttctttttttttttttttgtggcatTACTGAAAATATTTATGATTGATACACGTGTCTGCTCTTTTCAGATtttcaaaaagtaaataaataaaataagttaTTTATACCCTGTTTAACAGCCTTTTAAATCACCCCTAAATTCTTTTTGGGAGAGTGCGTATGCTTTTAAAACTATTCGAAAAATTAAAATCCAAACATATATTACTCTATATGTACTCAACATCAATCACGAAATTATGGCTGGTTTGGAGTGAAAAACAAAAAGGCTTATGCATCATCACAGGCTGGTATAATTAGTAACTAGTTAACATtcaattttttaagtttttctaAATTCTGTGATGTAACTTCGCTAATCAAATGGACCAACTAAATTCATCTTATAAGTTTTGTCTGACAAGTGCAATCAACGAACCCATCAGATATTTGTCTATTATTTATTTTCAGTCAACGCGAATTGTATTAAAAAGTTGTGGATTTactatataatttattaaataattatTGATCTACAATACGATTTTTCTTAACCAATTTGAATGCCAACAGCAATTTAAAAAGGGTTCAATTTAGATCCTACCTTTGTGCACTTAGTTGAATTCCCTTCTCCTAtgggtgcaaacgagccgaactcgagtcgagttttAACTAATCGAGCCGAACtcgagttaattttgtgaagctcgaactcgagctcgagctcaacgAGATCAaaatatcgagctcgagctcaagctcAAGCTTAAAAAtgtatgtaattttactattaaaataaaaaataaaaaaatatatatataattgagttCGCTCGCGAGCCAAcaagtttaatatttttgaactcgaattcgagttcgagatcgacttaattagctcgaactcgactcgaactcgatattgacgagctcgagtcgagccgctcgcgatcgGCTCGCGAGCCGCCGATCGCAAGCGGCTCGATTCGCGAAACACCCCTCCTTCTCCCATTGGAGTGTGATAATAGTATAGGTTTTGCCGTTTTAACTCCTAAACACGGTTTTTTTTTGCATGAGATTCCTAGTTTTGACTATCAAAATAGCTCATCGTCTCTCTTGCAAGGGTGGTTCCGTTTGAAAGGtaagttttttaaaattttgtctaaaactttactgtaacgcactgtagaagtttttttaaaaaaatttctacatatgtgtaaatttttgaatattttaaaatgtatagtttaaaaattttgaaattcctgtagataaagtttttaaaaattttgtagcAGATAAACTTGTAAAAAAACTTGAGCTCTATAAAACGGGCATATGACGTACCTCAGGAAATAAAAATAAGGGTAAATTCCCTTTTGACCCCCTAAACTATATCCTGTTTCCCACTTCAATCCCTAAACTTCTAAATAGGACACTTAAATCCTCAAACTATTGAATCCGTCCCAATTAAGTAAAACCGTTGACAGACTCCACAGAATCATCAGGGTTTTTCGAGCGTGCAAAACAAGCGCCGTTAGTGAGACTAAGTAAGCCATGAACACTGAAATAGCCAAGACATAATTGTAATTTTGCCCAGCACAAATAGCAAACAATTGACCCAGCTTTGTTTCTGTCGTCTTCACCAGTGGCACTCAATTGACCCAGGacaaaaaacaaacaaatcCCCAGACTAAAAATTGGCGGGCATAGAGAAAATGAGAAATCCCGATCCATCCATAAGGGCTAAGAGAATCTGAAAAACAAAGACAGCCGCGTGAGTGGGAGTTTTCCGTCGCTGGACGCCACACAATTTTTTTACAATTGCGGAAACAGCTATGAGATAATACCTCAAAGGaccttttttattatatatctTCAGCTGCTTCTTTTGGAAATTCTTGTATGGCGGTCTCAACAGCTGGGGCTTTCTTTGTCTATCCGGCCAGCCACCTCTCCCTTAGGCCTTATCACCACCACCAACA
The Coffea arabica cultivar ET-39 chromosome 6c, Coffea Arabica ET-39 HiFi, whole genome shotgun sequence genome window above contains:
- the LOC113692422 gene encoding DExH-box ATP-dependent RNA helicase DExH1 isoform X1, which translates into the protein MSVGFRNRSFLGLLFRKFPSSIAPPTATLAFSTARISSFAMSYRPNHQGGRRGGGGQRGGGRGRGGGGRGGRGGEQRWWDPVWRAERLRQQAAEMEVMDENEWWGKMEQMKRGREQEMVIKRKFRREDQEIMADMAYQLGLYFHAYDKGRALVVSKVPLPNYRADLDEHHGSTKQEIRMSSEIETKVGQLLNDSQVGIPVDKSSSTSSHTPKGSSNVLELAKPPHMSETDASNEKLSLELKRRQEELRESESVKAMLSFREKLPAFKVKHEFLKAIALNQVLVVSGETGCGKTTQLPQFILEEEVSSQRGANCNIMCTQPRRISAISVAARISSERGENLGETVGYQIRLEANRSAQTRLLFCTTGVLLRQLVQDPYLRGVSHLLVDEIHERGMNEDFLLIILRDLLPRRPDLRLILMSATINADLFSRYFGNAPTIHIPGLVFPVAELFLEDVLERTRYRIKSESDNIPGNPRGRRRQQQEFKRDPLTELFEDADINTQYKSYSAGTRQSLEAWSGAKLDLGLVEATIEYICRHEGDGAILVFLTGWDDISKLLDKVKANNFLGDSRKFLVLPVHGSMPTINQREIFDRPPPSMRKIVLATNIAESSITIDDVIYVIDCGKAKETSYDALNKLACLLPSWISKASAHQRRGRAGRVQPGLCYRLYPKLIFDAMPQYQLPEILRTPLQELCLHIKSLGQGDISSFLAKALQPPDPLAVQNAIELLKTIGALDDFEELTPLGRHLCTLPLDPNIGKMLLMGSIFQCLNPALTIAAALAYRDPFVLPINRKDEADAAKRSFAGDSCSDHIALLKAFEGWKAAKRNGAERAFCWENFLSMVTLQMMDDMRKQFLDLLSDIGFVDKSHGANAYNKYSDDLEMVCAILCAGLYPNVVQCKRRGKRTALYTKEVGKVDIHPASVNAGVHLFPLPYMVYSEKVKTTSIYIRDSTNISDYALLMFGGSLIPSKSGNGIEMLGGYLHFSASESILDLIRKLRGELDRLLNRKIEEPGLDISSEGQGVVAAVVELLHNQNVRY